A window of the Zerene cesonia ecotype Mississippi chromosome 12, Zerene_cesonia_1.1, whole genome shotgun sequence genome harbors these coding sequences:
- the LOC119830913 gene encoding putative inorganic phosphate cotransporter yields the protein HRNYGFGIRHLQMLCMCLNMVALFIARGSMGVAVLAMTDPNRQKDSKVEIYEWDKKTQGIVLSSFFWGYMIMQVPAGILSKRFGGKMVLLVALLTNGFICGFLPSVIKVGGWPIVCACRMVMGLSQACLYPASHTLLGRWLPEHERTSYAGIVYGGSQIGIVIAMPLSGLLAASAMGWKLIFYTISAIMFANAFIWYFFAASTPGQHRLMSVREREYIESGLNTTTSKSFHTPWRCILTTKAFWAVLAAHVGCSIVYILFFVDMPTYLEKGLKISLTNSATLSALPYIGMLIGNIVSSVVCEKIFNKGFLRLVTLRRLFNSIGVAGVTVGLVGLSCIGPESKTLAIVMLTVTLTLCGFLSAGFIMSHLDLSPNYAGVMLSLTNFITTMGAVCTPIVTSLILRNDPTDVGRWRIVFLATAVVGVISNTLYVLFIRADRQEWDDPHYLDKNGDPEELKPALKMNNEDALKTQNQLEKVEENQTEN from the exons catcgtaac TACGGATTTGGAATTCGTCATTTACAAATGCTGTGTATGTGTTTGAACATGGTGGCGTTATTTATCGCCCGCGGCAGCATGGGCGTAGCGGTTCTGGCTATGACGGATCCAAACAGACAAAAAGATTCCAAGGTTGAG ATATACGAATGggataaaaaaacacaaggTATTGTACTATCCTCGTTCTTCTGGGGCTACATGATCATGCAGGTCCCCGCTGGGATCCTGTCCAAGCGGTTTGGAGGGAAGATGGTGCTGCTGGTTGCCTTGTTGACGAACGGTTTCATTTGCGGATTTCTACCTTCGGTTATTAAAGTG GGTGGCTGGCCTATAGTATGTGCTTGCAGAATGGTCATGGGACTGAGCCAAGCCTGCTTGTACCCAGCAAGCCACACTCTTCTGGGAAGGTGGCTGCCGGAACATGAGAGGACATCTTACGCAGGCATTGTATATGGAG GCAGCCAAATAGGCATCGTAATAGCAATGCCTCTATCTGGCCTACTAGCTGCATCAGCCATGGGCTGGAAGCTGATATTCTACACAATATCTGCTATTATGTTTGCAAACGCTTTCATTTGGTACTTCTTCGCTGCAAGCACTCCGGGCCAACATCGTCTAATGTCGGTGAGGGAAAGGGAATATATTGAAAGTGGGTTAAATACAACCACTTCTAAA AGTTTCCACACACCTTGGCGGTGTATTCTAACCACTAAAGCATTTTGGGCAGTTTTAGCGGCTCATGTCGGCTGCTCCATCGTATATATTCTGTTTTTCGTAGACATGCCCACGTACTTGGAGAAGGGCTTGAAAATCAGTTTGACTAAT AGTGCTACGCTATCCGCACTCCCATACATTGGCATGTTGATCGGTAACATAGTTTCGTCAGTAGTTTgtgaaaaaattttcaataaaggattcctgagattagttaCCTTGCGGCGATTATTCAATTCTATAG GTGTAGCTGGTGTGACTGTAGGATTAGTGGGTTTATCCTGTATTGGACCAGAAAGTAAAACCCTGGCTATAGTAATGCTGACCGTGACGCTTACTCTGTGTGGATTCCTCTCCGCCGGTTTTATT ATGAGCCACTTAGATTTATCACCGAACTACGCTGGAGTGATGCTTTCACTCACTAACTTCATCACAACTATGGGCGCAGTCTGCACCCCGATTGTGACAAGTTTAATTCTAAGAAATGATCCT ACAGACGTTGGGCGCTGGCGCATTGTGTTCCTGGCGACGGCAGTAGTGGGCGTCATCAGTAATACCCTTTATGTGCTCTTCATCAGAGCTGATCGACAGGAATGGGACGATCCACACTACTTGGATAAGAATGGTGATCCTG AGGAACTGAAGCCAGCGTTAAAAATGAACAACGAAGACgctttaaaaacacaaaaccaACTAGAAAAAGTAGAGGAAAACCAAACGGAGaattaa